In Dreissena polymorpha isolate Duluth1 chromosome 11, UMN_Dpol_1.0, whole genome shotgun sequence, the genomic window CCTAAACCAGACATAATACAATAGTACTGGAACAATATTGGAACACTAGTTTACTGACATAAAATCAAAACCCGTTTTTTGTATAATGCTGGATATTATCATTTTTCTTTAGAGTAAATGAAAGGTTTGTCTGTCATTTTCCTTTGGGTTTTCGGTTAGCAAGTTCActattttgtcagaacatttcttATACtgcgccattttgaaatttaagcATCTTTAAGTaataaccttttcccactcaggtgttacaggttttatgctatttgctgctcatcagtatctaaggggtTGGAAATAAAGGCTTTGAaatttgaatcttgtaagaaatgtctttaattaaatttaactttctgagggacaacAAGTGCATCACAATACctctctaagtggtaaagggtaaaatgaACCTTTATAAAATGGTGACGACTGCCTGCATCCTGTTTGGCTCAGATTTGTGTCTTTTGTTAAAATGTTGCACGTAAGAACAATTTCTTAACTGGTTAACTGCAGTGATTGCAATATATGAtacgttcctgattagcctgtgcgcactacacatgctaatctgggatgacaatttacgcacattcataaatcccagttttctcagaacacaactcattaaTTAAAGGTTTTGTTAAATAGATTCAAGGCTTCATATTTGACCCTaagatactgttgagcagcaaacagcataaaacgtgAACCAACTGCgagttatttgcaggctgttctggttttatgctggttgcataaagccattttcactttgcttctgcaTGGAAAAGAGTAAAATACTTATCAAACCAACCTGCTCTTGTTTCATGTATACCATCAGCATGCAGCAAGATCGCTATGGGCATGCCCACATTTTTAGATCTGCCACAGACCACTGCATTCTTCCCAAATGTCTCAATTCCTGCAATGTAAAGCAAAGTAcagaaataacaagagcaccgccttgcgggtgcagaccgggggggggggggggggggggtgaggtggggggggtatagtgtgagggtgtggtggtaatttgtgagatgatcttaaaaaaaaaaaggggggggggggggagtcggGTGGGGGgaggagggtggggggggggattcttggttgcgatggttggacggtatttcaaacataaaataatcaaaataaatagttttgttttttaaccgtttaaaaaaaataattggggagggggtgggggggggtatagtgtgagggtgtggtggtcatttgtgagatgatcttataaaaaaaaaaaaaaaaaaaaaaaatagggggggggggggggggggttggggggggggggggcacgggcgatggtttgggtggagtcttttgtggtatgtcaggtaagagtagttttgtcaaagtatcaatcaaatctaatcataaataaagaagttatggcaattttagcgaaatttaataatttgaccttgagagtcaaggtcattcaaaggtcaaggtaaaattcaacttgccaggtacagtaacctcatgatagcatgaaagtatttgaagtttgaaagcaatagccttgatacttaagaagtaaagtggatcgaaacacaaaatttaaccatatattcaaagttactaagtcaaaaaagggccataattccgtaaaaatgacatccagagttatgcaacttgtccttttactgtacccttatgatagtttgcgagtgttccaagtatgaaagcaatatatatatgatacttcaggggtaaagtggaccaaaacacaaagcttaaccaaactttcaattttctaagtataaagggcccataattccgtccaaatgccagtcagagttacataactttgcctgcacagtccccttacgatagttagtaagtgttgcaagtatgaaagcaatagctttgatacttaaggaatcaaatgaacctaaacacaaaacttaaccaaaattttcaattttctaagtataaaaagggcacataattctgtcaaaatgcacgccagagttatctaactttgcctgcccagtcccctcatgatagtaagtaagtgtaccaagtttgaatgcaatagcattgatactttctgaaaaaagtggacctaaacgcaaaacttaaccaaaattttcagttttctaagtataaaaagggcacataattcagtcaaaatgcacgccagagttatctaactttgcctgcccagtcccctcatgatagtaagtaagtgtaccaagtttgaatgcaatagcattgatactttctgagaaaagtggacctaaacgcaaaacttaaccggacgccgatgccgacgccaaggtgatgacaatagctcataattttttttcaaaaaatagatgagctaaaaatagtgAAATGCAATATCTTTGACGAAGACATAGTTAAGACAAGAATTAATTATTATACAAGAGAGTCAAGATGGCTCTTAAGCGCCAACCTGAGTTCAAGcacaccaattgttgaagacttgaccttgtgaactagtttttgacccgacttGACCAAATTTAAACATGGCCttaatattgttaagataaactttctgaccaagttttatcatgACTAACTATGCCACCTATTGCaccgctttaaaataaatgtcaatatatcatttggcaggtttagaaattatctcccttttaaagcttattacttcccctgggtttgtttttttacttttgaccttgaccattcaccatttgaaatgtgcagcgccatgagatgcacatgcatgccaaatatcaagttgctatattcaatattgcaaaagttattgccaatattaaagttttcggacggacacacagacagacagacagacaaaaagaccGACAATTCAAGTGCTATATaccctcctaccgggggcataaaaaagatttAATATGGTGACCTAGTTTCTAGACTTcagtgacccagattcaaacttggccaagatattgtcaagatttacatcgtgaccaagtttcatcaagactgagtcataaatTTGGCCCTAGAGAggtatgatttaaaaaaagatttgatACGGTGACCTAGTTTCTAGACTTcagtgacccagattcaaacttggccaagatattgtcaagattgaCGTCCTGACCAAGTTTGAGTCATATGTTTCCCATTAAttggtatgatttttttttaaagatttgatatGGTGACCAAGTTTCTCACACAAGTGACCCAGATCCGATCATGACCTTGATATtcttaagataaacattctgaccaagatttTGTAATAAATAGGGCCTCAAGAGCAGTAACATTTTTTTCCTAAGATTTGACAGTGTAAGTTATTTTTTTACTTCTGTGACCCAGATTTGAAGTCCACCTAAAAAatgtcaagatgaacattctaaccaagtttcatccaGTCTGAGTTAATAATTTGGCCTCTAGAGCTGTAATACAGTTTGTTAAGATttcatttgacctggtgacctagtttataGACTCATTTGACCtagattcaaactcagcctagatattgtctatataaacattttgaccatgtttcatcaagtAAGGATAAAGAATTTGGCCTCCAGGGTGGTAACAAGCTTAAAGTTGCACCCCTCCCATCACACACTGGAAGATAATGTATGCCGGACATAGGATGATACAAAGTTTTTACCTGGGCATAAGGCGAGCTAAAACTcttaaaacatttttcaaaatcaataattatGAAACTCAAAATTATTTGGAAATTTAACATACAACACCTAATTTCTTAACATTAGAGTTGATTTAAAACTTGAGTTCTTATATACATACCAGACCGCCGTAAGATTTCCATGACCCCAGCAGGAGTGGCCGGGACAAATGCCTTCTGGTCCACACAGAACATACCCACGTTCAGCGTGTGGAAACCATCTACATCTTTGTGTGGGGCAATAGAGTTCATtacctgaaaaatataaataaagtcaAGTTCAAGTCAATTTATTGGCAAATCCATAAGAACATAGCCAAACAACAACAGCCAAACAACAACGTTGAGTAACTCAAAAGATTTTCCCTACTAATTGCTATTGTTTGTACCTTGTGATGCTTCTATAATACATTTACAGCATAAATGAAACACTGCTTTTGCAATTCACACTCCCTTAAGAGGGACCACCAGAGTAAAGATACCTGGATTCACTTTTAACTGGgctcattttatgtttttttgagttgttgttttttaatagccattttctttaaatttattttcaaaattttcaaaaaCTAACAGTGATGAGACCAAGACAGACGTCATGgcccttaaagggaccttttcacatttggataaattgacaaaatgaaaacaacaattgTTTCAGAATTGCacattttctttgtagttatgtttttgcaaagaaacagtaatacttaacatttaacatgctctaaaatattcattatatgcatcttttgacgattttaaaacctgaaaattataaagcgtaacAAAAgggaaacgattgtataatttggaaagttctgttgtattaaattgtattattttatgacaGCACAAGGATTGCTAATATACAGTATAAAAAAACACCCAGTAATATGTAATAATGGATGGCCAAGTAGTATgagcgctagacttttactccaagggtcagtggttcaagcctggttgtggattttttttatttcattttttgttttatactggaacttGTTAGTTCAGATGTTCACAgtaatcaatttaaagcatttaatgacatacttTAAAACACGCCATaatttgtgaaaaggtccctaTAAATGCTCAAATGAGTTCTAGGTACAATCACTGTCAAAGACTAGTACTGGTGACAAAGTTTTTTAATCCTAGGTTAACCATATTCAAATATGGTCGAgatattgtcaaaaaaaaaatcggaCCCAAGTTTTAACAATATTGAAGGTTAGTATGGTgcaggggaccgtttcaataaacattgtAGTACACATTTACAATACGATACATTTTACGAAGAAACCTCATTTttaaagtccatatcatatgattataatttttcagtacttaattaattacattggcatctcaagcgccgtaaaCATTTGACTAGCAttgcgagctagttcgtctacttattaagatgaAAAAATCTcttgtaagttaaaattgtcgtacaaTCGTTTATGAAATGGCCCTCAGGATTGCTTCTACCTGCACAGCACATAAGTAcaacgaaaaacaacaacaaccatgaaaacaacaacaaccatgaaaacaacaacaaccatgaAAACAATAACAtccatgaaaacaacaacaaccatgaaaacaacaacaaccaggaaaacaacaacaaccatgaaaacaacaacaaccatgaAAACAATAACAtccatgaaaacaacaacaaccatgaaaacaacaacaaccaggaaaacaacaacaaccatgaaaacaacaacaaccatgaGAACAACAACAaccatgaaaacaacaacaaccatgaaaacaacaacaaccatgaaaacaacaacaaccatgaaaacaacaacaaccaccatgaaaacaacaacaaccatgaaaacacacaaaatgagccatgctctgagaaaacaaggtcttatgcatgtgtgtaaagtatcgtcctagatcagcccgtgcattctgcacaggctaatcagtgatgaaaATTTACTCCTAGAATGGActtggtttagaagagacctccttttataaacaagagccccgcataacgggtgccacgctcggctgcgaaagcttgtcagtttttttttttaagaggtcacaatgaccttgacctttgacctagtgacccaacaagagatgtgtttgtcagaaacacaatgccccctactgcgccactttgaaataaaatttctatttaacaTTTGGCAGGTATTGACCATCATcttcctttaaagctttattacttcccttggattttgtccaatccaacaaGCATTCACAAATTAAAACAGGTAGAAAATGATAATTaaatcaagagatgtgtttgtcagaaacacaatgccccctattgcgcctctttgaaataaaattgctatttatcatttggcaggcatAGAAATCatctctctttaaagcttattacttcccttgaattttgtccaatccaaccgggggggtgggggggggggtttggcagtcaattatgaccatgtcagacatcactgacaaccacatcaaagaaattataattatatcattatttttttttttgacaaatcaatcatttgagatataaataatcaaaataataaatctgtacagtaactgttaaaagaacttcaattcttggtaaggaaatatataatatgagatttatagttcaggggttctgaaatattttaagagtctactTGTCCACCGACAAGTtagacccacaaattcacttgtccgtaccaaagaagtacttgtccgtacttttaagataaataaaggaaaaggtcattactaattaagcaaataatacaagcatacacttttgttaacttctattttaaattataaacatagttaactagaaaattcacatgaacaaaaaatacaagcaagatgtgcatataataagatcacgtttaagtcacacatgataccatctcggatatttaataatctcaacatgactagacaattcacttgaaataaaataatctccgttaattataagtatataattatccgctaataaaggaaactccttacaaagtttacatttacacacatagGCAACGTTttcaagccaaggaaaatcaattagccaagactcaacaaattctcgtttccgcttggcgtcgtatgtttatcatattcatacttggcttttctcttcttttccgacgccaaactgattttatcattggtctgattagggtcatggcttgacgttgaagtggttttattatataaaaatcgaatgcaggtcgttagaacatgtatgcggccattaacaatgtacgaaaagtgttatctaatgcgtgattggctgttgctatacacatgtgtgctggtttctctattaaaattgttttcttatgcgtgattggctgttgctatatatactcgtggactggtttactacattaaataattattatcggaaaataacctacCTCCAGTTGAAAAAGTGTGCTAGTCagcagattaatcataagctatttatataaactttcgtttttgaTTTTCGGAAAATAGAGTATTTTCGTTCTCGAAAAAAaattaccacggaaattttacttgtccccggacaagtcagctttcaaaaactgcttgtccggaaggggaaattgacgactcggacaactcggacagcatatttcagaacccctgtagttatataaattacttcccttgaaaataattgtctctaacaaatctctatttttagtagcaaataattaaaagccactaccgtgactgtgattgaccactcgaaatgtgcagctccatgagatacacatgcatgccaaatataataaagtggctatgttcaatattgaataattatctccctttttaaagcttattacttccctttaatttgtaatttttaccgtagaccgtaaaggatgaccttgaccttttaccacaatgtgtttgtcaaaaacacaatgctgcctactgcgccgctttgatttatttaacaaaaatatatacgtgggcaggtcagattactatgtccatttaaagcttattacttcccttgactttgttttttcgaccctaaaccttgaaggatgatgttcaccttgaaattttaccactcaaaatgtgcagctgcatgagatacacatgcatgccaaatatcaaggtgctatcttcaatatttaaaaagttatggccaatgttaaggttttagcacgacgcctgtGGCGGACGTcgaacgacgagctggctatgacaatagctcgggttttctccgaaaacggcctcgctaaaaatacaatcataaactgaaagtgtcatccctgattagcctgtggaaaatcagggaagacactgtacgcacagacacaaacaaacacatgggTCTATTGACATGTTGTTTTCACCATTTTTTCCTCCATATGTTCAGGCACAGGAAGCTGCACCAGCAGCCCGTCCACGTCATGGTCATTGTTGAGGCGTTCTATCTCCCGCACAAGGGCCTCCTGACTGGTGTCTGACGGCAGGTTGATCAACTCACTTGTTATACCTGGAACATGGTCACTGTGGTTACAGTTTGAGCaatgttcttggaaaactgggcttactgcatgtgcataaagggtcatcccagaaaagcctgtgcggTTTGAATTTAACTGCAGGTTGATCAAAGAACGCACTAGTTACACCTGGAACATAGCCATCGTGCATTTTCCAGCAATATCTACATGTATGGGTCTGTTAAACAGACCCATTCCAAATCACAATAGTAAGAAAAGTTCCCAATTTGACAAACAATTcccaaatagatttttaaaaaagAGTGTCTGATGATGACTATATctcacttttatttaaaatacatctaacaactcatataaatttaattttattatcttTTTCCCCTTTATTATAAAGAGTTTTACTAAATTAGTTTTCCCCAAATCAGTTTACTTTTTGGGTGAAGAATTCTCTGTCTGgaaattgcatttttcccaaaatggccagaaaatgtaattttttttttccttcatGGAAGCTATGCTTGTCAatgaaccagaaccattttcacactTGACTGATATATCACtctattatttaaacaaattttcagaGGAAATTTACTAGTAATTATgattggcaaaaaatgtgacttatagagtgttcacatggtttCACTATAGCCAGGTAAAAAAACACTGCCCTGCCCCTtagtaacaaggtttttcaataACCATTTCCAAATTATGCCAAGATTCATGTTGCTGGGAAAAATTTATTTTGCTACGAGTGTTACTGGTAATATGATTTTTCTCTAATTTAATTGAGTAACCTAGTGCCCCAAGACTTATCGAATTTACTTACTTTGTGTCTAgggtttaaatgtaaatgttctgTTTAGAGTTTTCAGActgatattaaccctttcagcgctggaaccgaattttaaaggcctttacaaacagtttggatccatatgagacgccacagaacatggagtctcatcaggatccaaactgtttgctattctgatagtattctttgaaaaaaaccccgaagaaaatgcttattttagaaattcagcagacaacattttagcagaccacaaatttcccagcatgcaaatgatTGTATTTAAGCCGACTTGCACATTCACTCTCCCCTAATCCCCTCGCTAAGTTCTAAGTTACCTTTTACATCAAGATAAACAGAATAATATTGCAATAGTATTACTGAAATGTTTACTCTAATTGTAAAATCCCCAATGCCACAATATCTTTAGCAAGGTGTCTCTATTATTCGAACTGAAAATAACAACTTAGGCTTTCCAAGAATGTCCTATTTAGCTTCTAGTTAGAAGAAACTATTCATAagcattaaacatgtttttgtttttttaaagggaGGTAACAAATTTACCAAGATGTCTAAACTGGTTTCTCTCCCTTAGGTCTGGCATCACAACTTCTTGGATATATTTTGGACACTTTGCTAAAGATATTGTGGAATTGTTTACATGTAAACCTTTTGACACAAACTGAAGCCTAACATTTGAATTTTCGGGTGAGCGGACCCACACACAATTGCTGTCAGAGTAGTTAAACTAAAACTGTAGCCTTTAGTAGAGTGTTTGCTTAAAGTTGTAAATGCACATTTCATGACGTACCACACATGCTGCAAGACATAGACTTAAGAAAGACTAAAAAAATGTGAGCTTAACGAGTCTTGCTTTGAAAAagcggggctttatgcatgtgtgtaaagtgtcatccataaTTAGCctatgtagtctgcacaggcaaatcagggacaactctccactttattttcttttctttaaaagGAAGTCTGTCCTAAGTGAAAATCAAGTTTCAGCGGAAAATGTCgttctggattagcctgtgcagactgcaaaggctaatctgagacaacatatGTTGCACATACAACCTATTTTCCGCTGACCTGTATATGCGGCAGCCTTGACCTTGTTCTTGATGTAAGACAGGCTAGCTGGATCGTCCCCTACAAGGATCACGCTCAGGTTCGGACGCCGCTTGCCCATGGAGACCAGCTCCTCAATCTCAGCCCTAACATCGTCCTTAATCTCCCGCGCCAGAGCCGTACCGTTGATCACCTTAGCTGTCAGACATCTGCAATGTTACAGTGATTCTTCCACTATTTTTACTGTAATATTGATTCTTCATTTTGCTGTCAGATATCTGTGATATCAaaagcaaagtgacaatggctatttgtcaacagcataaaaccagaacagcctgcgagtaactcgcagtttgttcaggttttatgctgtttgctgctcatcagtatctaagggttagaaataaagccttaaaaacttgaatctagtaagaaaggtctttaattaaataaactttCTATAGgtctacaaatgtgtcaaaatatgtttctaagtggtaaagggttaatagacGAGCTAGAAATAAATGGTTACATGTCATATAGGAatttttaactagagctttgtcacagacgtgacgtatacccccacgtgccccattgacacagactattttgcatgctgtcttcacataACAAGATAATctcatttatggcgatttttaagaattattatgccattatcatttatggccatttcaacctttgaactcttgaattctttcgcatgacacgccgtccaatgactgtgaacaaaattaatgtacatagtcattttaaaatctcacaatgaatgacatagtttttgcatggacaagatcatttatggccatttttgacctttgaactcaaagtgtgaccttgaccttggagatatcgacgttattctttcgtgcgacacaccgtccaattatggtgaataaatgtgccaaatgatttttttttttaaataataaacttaatttacctcgtcaataggtatgtttaagccaaatgattttaaaatatcacaatgaacaacatagttatggcccagacaagcttatttatggccatttttgacctttgaactcaaagtgtgaccttgaccttggagatattaacataattctttcgcgcgacacaccgtccaatgatggtgaacaaatgtgccaaatgattttaaaatctgacaatggatgacatagttatgacacggacaagctcatttatggtcatttttgacctttaaactcaaagagtgaccttgatcttggagatatcaacgtaattcttttgggcgacacaccatccaatgatgatgaacaaacgtgccaaattattttaaaatctcacaatgaag contains:
- the LOC127851040 gene encoding bifunctional methylenetetrahydrofolate dehydrogenase/cyclohydrolase, mitochondrial-like encodes the protein MALSLVRQAANRMVVQSCTQVSLQRTISLTSRCLTAKVINGTALAREIKDDVRAEIEELVSMGKRRPNLSVILVGDDPASLSYIKNKVKAAAYTGITSELINLPSDTSQEALVREIERLNNDHDVDGLLVQLPVPEHMEEKMVMNSIAPHKDVDGFHTLNVGMFCVDQKAFVPATPAGVMEILRRSGIETFGKNAVVCGRSKNVGMPIAILLHADGIHETRAGDATTTICHRNTPPEQLALFTRTADIVVVATGIPGLIKADMIKPGAVVIDVGISRVMDEKTGKTKLVGDVDFENVKEVAGYITPVPGGVGPMTVAMLMKNTLTAYKREINFDHYKRSLGLA